Proteins encoded together in one Sulfitobacter pontiacus window:
- a CDS encoding complex I NDUFA9 subunit family protein codes for MAKLVTVYGGSGFVGRYIVRRMALAGWRVRVAVRRPNEALFVRTYGTVGQVEPVFCNIRDDASVRDALQGADVVVNCVGILAEAGKNTFDAIQADGAERIARLAAAEGIARLVQISAIGADAEADSEYAQTKAMGEAGVLKHMPQAVILRPSIVFGPEDDFFNRFAGMTRISPAIPAVGADTLFQPVYVDDVAHAAELAVTGKAPSGIYELGGPEVESFRGLMQRMLDVVNRRRMVVALPTFVAKVIAFGLDVLQSVTLGLVKNNTLTRDQVKNLAHDNVVGEGAQGFDALGISPVSMGSVLPEYLWRFRPSGQYDEIKQSAKNLRT; via the coding sequence ATGGCAAAGCTGGTCACGGTTTACGGCGGCTCCGGGTTTGTGGGGCGGTATATCGTTCGTCGCATGGCGTTGGCGGGATGGCGGGTGCGCGTCGCGGTGCGTCGCCCGAACGAGGCGCTGTTTGTGCGCACCTACGGCACTGTCGGCCAGGTCGAACCGGTCTTTTGCAACATCCGTGATGACGCGTCGGTGCGCGATGCGCTGCAGGGCGCTGATGTGGTGGTGAACTGCGTCGGTATTCTGGCCGAGGCGGGGAAAAACACCTTTGACGCCATTCAGGCCGACGGCGCAGAACGCATTGCGCGCTTGGCCGCCGCCGAAGGGATCGCGCGTTTGGTGCAAATCTCTGCCATCGGGGCGGATGCCGAAGCGGATAGCGAATATGCCCAGACCAAGGCGATGGGGGAGGCCGGTGTGCTCAAGCATATGCCGCAGGCTGTTATCCTGCGCCCCTCGATCGTGTTCGGCCCCGAGGATGACTTCTTTAACCGTTTCGCCGGTATGACGCGGATCAGCCCCGCGATCCCTGCTGTGGGGGCGGATACGCTGTTCCAGCCCGTCTACGTAGATGACGTGGCCCACGCGGCGGAGCTTGCGGTGACAGGCAAGGCCCCATCCGGTATTTATGAATTGGGTGGCCCCGAGGTCGAAAGCTTTCGCGGCCTGATGCAACGTATGCTTGATGTGGTGAACCGTCGCCGCATGGTTGTCGCCTTGCCGACTTTCGTGGCAAAGGTGATCGCCTTTGGCCTTGATGTGTTGCAGTCGGTGACGCTCGGCCTGGTCAAGAACAACACGCTGACCCGTGATCAGGTCAAGAACCTGGCGCATGATAATGTTGTGGGCGAGGGGGCGCAGGGCTTTGATGCTTTGGGGATCAGCCCCGTGTCCATGGGCTCCGTCCTGCCCGAGTACCTGTGGCGGTTCCGCCCCTCGGGCCAGTATGACGAGATCAAGCAATCCGCGAAGAACCTGCGGACCTAA
- a CDS encoding NAD(P)-dependent oxidoreductase: protein MAKQPMLKFTTVSRDMPEKRMPNLRREDFKEIYAEYADEKAQEQSSRCSQCGVPYCQTHCPLHNNIPDWLRLTAEGRLQEAYEVSQATNTFPEICGRICPQDRLCEGNCVIEQSGHGTVTIGSVEKYITDTAWENGWVQPIKPKTERAESVGIIGAGPGGLAAADVLRRAGVQVTIYDRYDRAGGLLTYGIPGFKLEKDVVMRRNDQLAEGGVNFELNCDVGVDISFADIRAKHDAVIIATGVYKTRDIQAPGVGGVGLERAIDFLTVSNRKSFGDKVEEFDSGRFNAEGKRVVVIGGGDTAMDCVRTSIRQGATSVKCLYRRDRANMPGSQREVQNAEEEGVVFEWLSAPKGFVGDPVTGVVVQKMRLGAPDVSGRQAPEVIEGADYVEEADLVIMALGFEPEDLPTLWNTPELPVNRWGTVKADYITGATELDGVYAVGDIVRGASLVVWAIKDGRDCAQAILEKMGASVAIAAE from the coding sequence ATGGCAAAGCAGCCAATGCTCAAGTTTACAACGGTATCCCGGGATATGCCCGAAAAACGGATGCCGAATCTGCGTCGTGAAGACTTTAAAGAGATTTATGCGGAATACGCGGATGAGAAAGCGCAGGAGCAGTCCAGCCGCTGTAGCCAATGTGGCGTTCCCTATTGCCAGACCCATTGCCCGCTGCACAACAATATTCCCGACTGGCTGCGCCTGACCGCCGAAGGGCGTCTGCAAGAGGCCTATGAGGTCAGCCAGGCCACCAACACCTTCCCCGAAATCTGCGGTCGCATCTGCCCGCAGGACCGTCTGTGCGAAGGCAACTGTGTGATCGAACAATCCGGCCACGGCACTGTGACCATCGGCTCGGTCGAGAAATACATCACTGATACCGCGTGGGAAAATGGCTGGGTGCAGCCGATCAAGCCCAAGACCGAACGCGCCGAATCCGTTGGCATCATCGGCGCGGGCCCCGGTGGTCTGGCCGCAGCCGACGTGCTGCGCCGCGCGGGTGTGCAGGTCACCATCTATGACCGCTATGACCGCGCGGGTGGTTTGCTGACCTACGGCATCCCCGGTTTCAAGCTGGAAAAAGATGTGGTCATGCGCCGCAACGACCAGCTGGCCGAAGGTGGCGTTAACTTTGAATTGAACTGCGATGTGGGCGTCGACATCAGCTTTGCCGATATCCGCGCCAAGCATGACGCCGTGATCATCGCGACTGGCGTCTATAAAACACGTGACATCCAGGCCCCCGGCGTGGGCGGCGTTGGTCTTGAGCGCGCGATTGATTTCCTGACCGTGAGCAACCGCAAAAGCTTTGGCGACAAGGTAGAGGAATTCGATTCCGGCCGTTTCAATGCCGAAGGGAAGCGCGTTGTCGTGATCGGCGGTGGGGATACCGCGATGGACTGTGTACGGACCTCGATCCGTCAGGGGGCCACCTCGGTCAAATGTCTGTACCGCCGTGACCGCGCCAACATGCCCGGCTCGCAACGCGAAGTGCAAAACGCCGAGGAAGAAGGCGTGGTCTTCGAATGGTTGTCCGCACCCAAAGGGTTCGTCGGTGATCCGGTGACCGGCGTCGTCGTGCAAAAGATGCGCCTTGGCGCGCCGGATGTCTCGGGTCGTCAGGCCCCCGAGGTGATCGAGGGTGCCGATTATGTCGAAGAGGCGGATCTTGTGATCATGGCGCTTGGCTTTGAACCCGAAGACCTGCCCACGCTGTGGAACACGCCCGAGCTGCCGGTCAACCGTTGGGGCACGGTCAAGGCCGACTATATCACCGGCGCGACCGAGCTGGATGGCGTCTATGCCGTGGGCGATATCGTGCGCGGTGCGTCGCTGGTGGTCTGGGCCATCAAGGACGGGCGCGACTGTGCGCAAGCGATCCTTGAAAAGATGGGGGCCAGCGTGGCCATCGCGGCCGAATAA
- a CDS encoding undecaprenyl-diphosphate phosphatase codes for MTLFQLLLVAIIQGLTEFLPVSSSGHLILLPTLTGGPDQGLAIDVAVHVGTLLAVVLYFRSEVAEATIGLGRLLRGKMDTPGARLAALLILATIPVLVVGLTFKLLGIDEMLRSVAVIGWTMLLFGIVLYWADRTGRSDRDTGDWDVKGAVWMGLAQALALIPGTSRSGITITAARKLGYDRASAATLSMLMSIPTILASGALLSLDVIGQADAQLARDASIAAGFAFVAALLALFLMMRLLRSVNFTPYVIYRILLGAALLVYAYS; via the coding sequence ATGACCCTGTTCCAACTGCTGCTTGTCGCAATCATTCAGGGTCTGACAGAGTTTCTGCCTGTCTCTTCCTCGGGTCATTTGATCCTGCTGCCCACGCTGACCGGCGGGCCGGATCAGGGGCTTGCGATTGATGTCGCGGTGCATGTGGGCACCCTCCTTGCGGTCGTGCTCTACTTCCGGTCCGAGGTCGCAGAAGCCACAATCGGGCTTGGTCGCCTGCTGCGCGGCAAGATGGACACCCCCGGCGCAAGGCTCGCCGCCCTGCTGATCCTTGCAACAATTCCGGTGCTGGTCGTCGGGCTGACGTTCAAGCTGCTGGGGATTGACGAAATGCTCCGCTCTGTCGCGGTGATCGGCTGGACCATGCTGCTGTTCGGTATTGTGCTTTATTGGGCGGATCGCACGGGGCGCAGCGATCGGGATACTGGCGACTGGGATGTCAAAGGTGCCGTCTGGATGGGTCTGGCGCAGGCGCTTGCGCTGATCCCCGGCACATCGCGGTCGGGCATCACCATCACCGCAGCCCGCAAACTGGGCTATGACCGCGCCAGCGCTGCCACACTGTCTATGCTGATGTCGATTCCCACGATCCTCGCCTCTGGCGCGCTTTTGTCACTGGATGTGATCGGGCAAGCCGACGCGCAGCTCGCGCGCGACGCGTCGATCGCGGCGGGCTTCGCCTTCGTCGCCGCACTGTTGGCACTGTTCCTGATGATGCGCCTGCTGCGCAGCGTGAATTTCACCCCCTACGTCATCTATCGCATCCTGCTGGGAGCAGCGCTTTTGGTATACGCCTACAGCTAA
- a CDS encoding Hint domain-containing protein, producing the protein MNPGQSANNQSDVSALGDTYVRFNANVLVPRTESGANDPSAPTFGNLLVAPGTNAGDNIGTLKIDRNTDQDFDGDGSIASGTLEDGNGKFYVGNTVPCFTAGSLIATAKGETPVEHLKAGDAVITRDHGMQKVSWVGARQLTAAELVVYPHLRPVLITAGALGAGTPERDLIVSPNHRIFLSDARSMLHFGQDEVLVAAKHLVNGDTIRTFTPPSVQYVHLMFESHQLVLSDGAWTESFQPGVETLQSIGQAQRDEILALFPALSEQCGIKQ; encoded by the coding sequence ATGAACCCCGGCCAATCGGCGAATAACCAAAGCGATGTCAGCGCACTTGGCGACACCTACGTGCGGTTCAACGCCAACGTTCTGGTGCCCCGCACTGAAAGCGGTGCCAACGACCCAAGCGCACCCACATTTGGGAATCTACTGGTGGCACCAGGTACCAATGCGGGCGACAATATCGGCACACTCAAGATTGACCGCAATACGGATCAGGATTTTGACGGCGACGGCTCCATCGCATCCGGTACGTTGGAGGATGGCAACGGCAAGTTCTATGTCGGGAACACCGTACCATGTTTCACCGCGGGCAGCCTGATCGCCACTGCAAAAGGCGAAACCCCTGTAGAGCACTTGAAAGCCGGTGACGCTGTCATCACACGCGACCACGGAATGCAGAAGGTCTCTTGGGTCGGCGCACGTCAGCTGACAGCGGCGGAGTTGGTCGTCTATCCACACCTGCGCCCCGTTTTGATCACGGCGGGTGCTCTCGGCGCTGGAACGCCAGAACGCGACCTTATCGTTTCGCCCAACCACCGAATATTTCTTTCCGATGCGCGATCGATGCTACATTTTGGTCAGGACGAGGTCCTCGTCGCCGCGAAGCACTTGGTGAATGGTGACACGATCCGGACGTTCACGCCTCCTTCTGTTCAATACGTGCACCTGATGTTCGAAAGCCATCAGCTTGTGCTGTCGGACGGGGCATGGACAGAAAGCTTTCAGCCGGGAGTAGAGACACTCCAAAGCATCGGCCAAGCGCAACGCGACGAGATCCTGGCGCTGTTCCCCGCGCTTTCAGAGCAATGCGGCATAAAGCAATAA